The Thermodesulfobacterium sp. TA1 sequence ACCATCTACACCCTATGAAATATACGGTGTAAAGGAGTAAGCCTATGAGACCAGAACTTAAAAACTTTAAACCCTTTACCATGAAAAACTTACCTCAGTATGAAGGCTTTGCTCAAGGCCATAGAGCCTGCCAAGGTTGCGGCACCGTACTCCCACTAAGACTCGCCCTTAAAGTCTTAGGCCCAAACACCATCGCCGTCACCTCAACCGGCTGCATGGAAATCATCTCAAGTCCATTCCCTTATACCTCCTGGGAAGTCCCCTGGATACATGTTGCCTTCGAAAACTCCGCTACCGTCGCCTCAGGCATAGAAGCCGCCATCAAAGCCCTTAAAAGAAAAGGTAAAATTAAGTCCAAAGAAAAAATAAACATCGTCGTCTTTGCCGGAGACGGAGCTACCTTTGACATAGGTCTCCAGTGGCTCTCTGGTGCCCTTGAAAGAGGCCATGACTTTGTCTACATCTGCCTTGATAACGAAGCCTACATGAACACAGGGGTCCAAAGGTCTGGAGCAACCCCCTTCGGAGCCCACACCACCACAAGCCCTGCCGGTAAAGTCATCAAAGGCCAAACCACCTGGAAAAAAAATCTAATGGGCATCGTGGTAGCCCATAACATACCTTATGCCGCTACCGCTAACCCAGCCTTCCCTCTTGACCTGATGAATAAGGTTAAAAAAGCTGCCCTGATAAACGGTCCTGCCTTTATCCATGTGTTCGCAACCTGCCCCACCGGTTGGGGATGTAAAAGCGAAGACAGCCTACTTGCAGCTAAACTTGCGGTAGAAACAAGGGTCTTCCCTCTCTACGAAGTAATAGACGGAAAATACATCATCAACCGCAAAATAGACAAACCTAAACCCGTAGAAGAATACCTTAAACTCCAAAGAAGGTTTAGACACCTTACCCCAGAACAAATAACCTACATCCAACAAAGAGTAAACGAAGAATACGAAAAACTAATTAAACTCGCCGAATGCTTCGGAGAAGAAAAAACCGAAACAAAACAAAACCAAGAAGAGTAATGTATGAGGCTCAATCTTTTAGAAAAAGCTAAGGAAATGAAGGACTTAGGTGCTCGCTATATTACTACCGTAGCTTATCTAAACCCTGAAACCGGAGAAAGGATAATAGTAAAACATCTTTTTGACCTAAACGGCAAGATTGAAGACATAACTTACGAGGCTGGGTTTTCTGAGGTTTTAGAGAGCATAAAAGAAGTGTATCCTGCGGTTGAATGGTCAGAACGTGAAGTGATGGAGCTTTATGGTATAGAATTTACTGATTACCCCGAGGAAGAGAAAAAACTTCTCTTAGCCTCGGGGATGAAAAAATTTCCTTTATTAGAAGTAGAAAAACAAAAAGTTCTTAAGAAAAAACATGGCTAATCAATCAAGGTTTGTCCTTCCCATCGGACCTATTCATATAGCCTTAGAAGAGCCTATACAGCTCAAGTTAGAGACAGAAGGTAATATAGTAAAAAGCGTAAGCCTTCAGATAGGATATGTCCATCGTGCTATAGAATTTCTTTTAGCCAATAAAGATTTTTATCAAGGAATTATTATAGTAGAACGGGTTTGTGGGATTTGTTCACATTCCCATCCTACTTGTTTTGTTCAGGCATTAGAGCAAATAGCCGGGATTGAAGTCCCCCTGAGGGCAAGATATTTAAGAACCTTGGTAGGGGAGCTTGAAAGGATCCATTCTCATCTTTTAAACACCGCTATTGCTTGTGAAATCATGGGATTTAAAACTCTTTTTGTGAGATGTATGAACGCAAGAGAAACCGTAAAAGACCTTATGGAAGGAATAACCGGACATAGAGGAAATTATGCCTTTAACACCATAGGTGGGGTGAGAAAAGACCTAACAGAAGATGAAATAGAGGCGGTTAAAAAACTGATCGAAAATCTTGAACCAGAAGTGTTCAACCTTATAGAGGCGGTGCTTACCAATCCAACCATCGTTGGTCGCACCAAAGGAATAGGGGTTTTAACCTATCAGGATGCCGTAGAGTTTTCGGTAGTAGGGCCTGTGGCCAGGGCATCAGGAGTACCCCTTGACCTAAGAAAAGATGCCCCTATGCCTGGTGCAGCCTATGAATTTCTTGAGTTTCAAAAGGTGTTAGAAAAAGACGGGGATGTGTTAAGCAGGGTTAAGGTGAGACTGCTTGAAATGGTAGAGAGTTTTAAGATGATAAACCAAATTTTGAAAGACCTTCCCAAAGGACCTATTTTAACCAAAAAGTTTACCTCTATTCCTAAAGGGATAGGAATAAGTAGATGGGAAGCCCCAAGAGGAGGTCTTATCTATTACTGTGTAACCGATGGGTCTGACATCCCTTATCGGGTAAAAATAAGGGCTCCGAGTTTTGTGAACATTTATGCCCTAAACAAGATTTTACTAAACCAAGATGTAGCAGACGTAACCCTTATTTCAGGTAGCATTGACCCATGTTTTTCGTGTATGCAAAGATAGAGGTCCTTTAGGATGTTAAGACTAAAAATAGACCCTTCCCTTTGTAAAGGTTGTACTGCTTGCGAAAAAATTTGTATGAAAGTGCACGGTTCAACCGCCCCGAGGATTTTTGTTTTTAAAAAGGGAGAAAAAATAAAAATCTCTGCTTGTAATCAATGTGGCATCTGTGCTAAGGTATGCTCTGTGGGGGCTATAACCAAGGAAGGAGACGCCTATATTATAGACCCTTCTTTATGTGTAGGTTGTAAAATCTGTTATTACCTTTGTCCTTCAGGGGCTATAGAAATGGTTCCTTCTTTTAACAAATACAATCCTATCATCGCACAAAAATGCGACCTATGTAAAGATAAAGGGTTTAACCCTTCTTGTGCCAAGGTTTGTAGAACTAAAGCCATCACTGTAGAGGAGAAATAAAATGTTTCTTGCTTTTAGTGTTTTAGTTTTATTTTTTGGGGCCTTAATTTCTGGTTTATTTTATAGAATAAACAGCGCAAGGTTTCACGGAAGTATAGCCTTTATCACCTCGGTTGGTTCCTTGATTTTTTTGACTTTGGTCTTTTTTGAGTTTATCCAGTTTGGGGAAAGTTTTTGGAGGTTTTCTCTTTTTCCTTGGGCAAAAAACTTCATTAACCTTGATTTGGTTTTTAAGGCTAATGGGTTAAACCTTTTCTTTGCTCTGTTTGGTGCCTATGTAAGCGTGGGGATTAATCTTTATGCTATCAAATAC is a genomic window containing:
- a CDS encoding nickel-dependent hydrogenase large subunit, translating into MANQSRFVLPIGPIHIALEEPIQLKLETEGNIVKSVSLQIGYVHRAIEFLLANKDFYQGIIIVERVCGICSHSHPTCFVQALEQIAGIEVPLRARYLRTLVGELERIHSHLLNTAIACEIMGFKTLFVRCMNARETVKDLMEGITGHRGNYAFNTIGGVRKDLTEDEIEAVKKLIENLEPEVFNLIEAVLTNPTIVGRTKGIGVLTYQDAVEFSVVGPVARASGVPLDLRKDAPMPGAAYEFLEFQKVLEKDGDVLSRVKVRLLEMVESFKMINQILKDLPKGPILTKKFTSIPKGIGISRWEAPRGGLIYYCVTDGSDIPYRVKIRAPSFVNIYALNKILLNQDVADVTLISGSIDPCFSCMQR
- a CDS encoding NADH-quinone oxidoreductase subunit C, with the protein product MRLNLLEKAKEMKDLGARYITTVAYLNPETGERIIVKHLFDLNGKIEDITYEAGFSEVLESIKEVYPAVEWSEREVMELYGIEFTDYPEEEKKLLLASGMKKFPLLEVEKQKVLKKKHG
- a CDS encoding 4Fe-4S dicluster domain-containing protein; the encoded protein is MLRLKIDPSLCKGCTACEKICMKVHGSTAPRIFVFKKGEKIKISACNQCGICAKVCSVGAITKEGDAYIIDPSLCVGCKICYYLCPSGAIEMVPSFNKYNPIIAQKCDLCKDKGFNPSCAKVCRTKAITVEEK
- a CDS encoding thiamine pyrophosphate-dependent enzyme; the protein is MRPELKNFKPFTMKNLPQYEGFAQGHRACQGCGTVLPLRLALKVLGPNTIAVTSTGCMEIISSPFPYTSWEVPWIHVAFENSATVASGIEAAIKALKRKGKIKSKEKINIVVFAGDGATFDIGLQWLSGALERGHDFVYICLDNEAYMNTGVQRSGATPFGAHTTTSPAGKVIKGQTTWKKNLMGIVVAHNIPYAATANPAFPLDLMNKVKKAALINGPAFIHVFATCPTGWGCKSEDSLLAAKLAVETRVFPLYEVIDGKYIINRKIDKPKPVEEYLKLQRRFRHLTPEQITYIQQRVNEEYEKLIKLAECFGEEKTETKQNQEE